A window of Paenibacillus polygoni contains these coding sequences:
- a CDS encoding response regulator transcription factor: MYSVLIVDDEPMIREGLKTIINWEEEGYTVIDTASNGREAIEKHHQLNPDLTILDIRMPGLTGLEVIEQLRSEGKKGQFLILSGHADFDYAKKAISFGVGGYLLKPVDEEEMLEELERIKARLDKEQSVNQRNTNKDLFYREHVIESILHGGQVWAAEDLKKYDLYWTSYQVVLIEVFNESSTHMSAEIKKEMIDLFATSKSGIVFTAGKYIGCLLNSPLFTSAERQHFYNETSTILKRFSSPVFIAAGTGVLHIEEIKTSYDEAVHLLEERFFFAEQTVLVGKEGYGLSMPIEEGEVELQGLDENKITDTLYYALDIRSKDLLSRVLGQFQQWVLTEGYTEHEIKNIITKIAAVALNKLSLVSSETKLIATEHTALLSALYQQPTFVALLDTLELQFSELIHKLGVNSKDTVIKQMIDFIKRNPGDHLKLEVLAEVFNYNSSYLGKLFKNYTGESFNVFLDKVRMEKAKSLLEEGLKVHQVSDQIGYANVDYFHTKFKKYMGISPSAYRDQHKQRQK, encoded by the coding sequence ATGTATAGCGTATTAATAGTTGATGATGAACCTATGATCAGAGAAGGGCTCAAAACGATTATTAACTGGGAAGAAGAGGGCTATACGGTAATCGATACTGCTTCTAACGGAAGAGAAGCTATTGAAAAGCATCATCAATTGAACCCAGACCTTACAATCCTAGACATCCGGATGCCAGGTCTTACGGGTCTTGAAGTGATTGAACAACTCCGCAGTGAAGGAAAAAAGGGGCAATTTCTTATTCTAAGTGGACATGCAGACTTTGACTATGCTAAGAAAGCGATCAGCTTTGGTGTAGGCGGATACTTATTAAAACCGGTGGATGAAGAAGAAATGCTGGAAGAACTGGAGCGAATTAAAGCACGTCTAGATAAAGAGCAAAGTGTAAATCAGCGCAATACGAATAAAGATCTTTTTTATCGTGAACATGTGATTGAGTCTATACTGCACGGTGGACAGGTGTGGGCTGCGGAAGATCTGAAAAAATACGATTTGTACTGGACTTCCTATCAGGTCGTCCTTATTGAAGTGTTTAATGAGTCTTCTACTCACATGAGTGCAGAGATAAAGAAGGAAATGATCGATCTGTTTGCTACATCGAAGAGTGGAATTGTTTTTACAGCGGGAAAATACATTGGTTGTTTGCTTAATTCACCTCTGTTTACGAGTGCTGAACGGCAGCATTTTTATAATGAAACGAGTACGATTCTTAAAAGATTCTCAAGCCCTGTATTTATAGCTGCCGGGACGGGTGTATTACATATAGAAGAAATAAAGACATCATATGATGAAGCAGTGCACCTGCTAGAGGAGCGGTTCTTTTTTGCCGAACAAACGGTTTTGGTGGGAAAAGAAGGTTACGGGCTAAGTATGCCTATAGAAGAGGGAGAAGTAGAATTACAGGGACTGGACGAAAATAAAATCACTGATACACTTTACTATGCTTTAGACATCCGGAGTAAAGATTTATTATCACGTGTACTGGGTCAATTCCAGCAGTGGGTGCTGACAGAGGGCTACACGGAACATGAGATTAAGAACATAATAACTAAAATTGCTGCGGTAGCTTTAAACAAGCTTTCTCTAGTGAGTTCTGAGACGAAACTCATTGCGACGGAACATACGGCTTTGTTATCGGCATTATATCAGCAGCCAACATTCGTTGCACTTCTTGATACACTGGAACTTCAATTCTCGGAACTGATTCATAAGCTTGGTGTTAATAGTAAAGATACCGTAATCAAACAGATGATAGATTTTATAAAAAGAAATCCAGGAGACCACCTCAAGCTGGAGGTTCTTGCTGAAGTTTTTAATTATAATAGCAGCTATTTGGGGAAATTGTTCAAAAATTATACGGGTGAGTCCTTTAATGTGTTCTTAGATAAGGTTCGTATGGAGAAAGCAAAGTCGCTTCTTGAAGAAGGGCTCAAAGTCCATCAAGTATCGGACCAAATCGGTTATGCTAACGTAGATTACTTCCATACAAAATTTAAAAAATATATGGGAATTTCTCCTTCTGCCTATCGAGATCAGCATAAACAGCGACAAAAGTAG
- a CDS encoding ABC transporter permease yields METLTKPASTDSEASAAKQVKPKWPNGLWKTVKDQKFLLLMSLPFVIWVFIFNYLPLWGWTMAFQNYKPAKTFTEQKWVGFEHFIELFSDERFYLVLRNTLAMSLMGLLVGFVAPIFFAILLNELRGTIFKRTVQTVSYLPHFVSWVVVAGIVTKMLSTDGGIINDILIGLHIINEPIQFMAQGNLFWYIVTASDLWKEMGWNAIIYLAAITGISQELYEASRVDGASRWRQMWHITLPGIRSTISVLFIMSIGHLISIGYEKQFLLGNSLVTDYSEVLDLYALNYGLQMGRYSYGTAIGIFNSVVSVILLFVANGLFKKFTKESIM; encoded by the coding sequence ATGGAAACGCTAACAAAGCCCGCTTCCACGGATTCCGAGGCCTCCGCCGCGAAACAAGTTAAGCCAAAGTGGCCGAATGGTTTATGGAAAACTGTGAAAGATCAGAAGTTTTTATTACTTATGTCCTTACCTTTTGTAATTTGGGTCTTCATATTTAATTACTTACCTCTTTGGGGCTGGACTATGGCCTTCCAAAATTACAAACCTGCCAAGACCTTTACGGAACAAAAGTGGGTCGGATTCGAACATTTCATTGAATTGTTTAGTGATGAGCGGTTTTATCTCGTACTTAGAAATACACTAGCAATGAGTTTGATGGGACTTCTAGTAGGATTTGTGGCCCCTATCTTCTTTGCAATTTTATTGAACGAACTACGCGGTACGATCTTCAAAAGAACGGTGCAAACGGTATCCTATTTGCCTCACTTTGTATCCTGGGTCGTTGTTGCCGGGATTGTCACAAAAATGCTTTCGACGGATGGCGGAATCATTAACGATATCCTTATCGGACTACATATTATTAATGAGCCCATTCAGTTCATGGCACAAGGGAATTTGTTCTGGTATATTGTAACCGCTTCCGATCTGTGGAAGGAAATGGGCTGGAACGCAATTATTTATCTAGCTGCCATTACGGGGATTTCTCAAGAATTATACGAAGCTTCAAGGGTGGATGGAGCAAGCCGCTGGAGACAAATGTGGCACATCACACTGCCGGGTATTCGATCAACCATTTCCGTATTGTTCATTATGTCCATCGGACACTTGATCAGTATTGGATATGAGAAACAATTCCTCTTAGGAAACAGTCTCGTAACCGACTATTCCGAAGTACTTGATCTTTATGCGCTTAATTATGGTTTACAAATGGGCAGGTACTCCTATGGTACGGCCATCGGCATATTCAACTCAGTTGTCAGTGTCATCCTGTTGTTCGTTGCAAACGGTCTCTTCAAGAAATTTACGAAAGAAAGCATCATGTAG
- a CDS encoding sensor histidine kinase codes for MCKLLSKIVRRTNDMKLKHKLVISYVLVVMIPVLIIGVGVTYYFRQQAMDQAIQQAENNVERIKNQTMTLLRVPMDISNLLLFNNEIKEIANTKFESMLELTRSYRSFTLFNDYLQQYRELYGIRFFSFNPTLVNNYEFIPVDPQIENALWFQKAMKSTSIGWFFIPNSDDYPADTLSLVRGVQFPEYQRRGVLMVLIDRDVLNNMLSQEPFHTMIVDSQGYIVAAKDTKLVGSTFESLHMGVDLRSQRKGLIEANVYDEPSNIIVDEMIPSSSMNGFQIVSIFSKESIVSNAKHISQIGMLFIILVLLFAMALVYVISLLTTNRLLRLSRQFNRLALGDLKVVSQVDGNDEIGQLSRQFNHMVSSINGLMEQVVETSEQNNRLAIAQKEIKLKMMASQINPHFLFNALESIRMKAHIKGEAEIANIVRLLGKLIRKNLEIGSGKTTIKAEMEMVRSYLQIQKFRYEDRLDFELTIKEGIEKEKIPPLIIQPLVENAIVHGLENQEDGVRVEVSLYEENDLIHFTVRDNGAGIHPERLKEVVASITGSDEQEKSRIGLRNVHQRLTLSYGEKHGLIISSESSKGTTVHFTIPKGGSK; via the coding sequence TTGTCATGATTCCCGTACTGATCATTGGAGTAGGGGTCACCTACTATTTTAGACAGCAGGCGATGGATCAGGCAATACAGCAGGCAGAAAACAATGTAGAGCGTATCAAAAATCAGACCATGACGCTGCTGCGAGTACCGATGGATATTTCTAATCTGCTTTTGTTTAATAACGAGATAAAAGAAATTGCGAACACAAAGTTCGAAAGTATGCTGGAGCTGACACGAAGCTATCGCTCCTTTACCTTGTTTAACGACTATTTACAGCAATATAGAGAATTATATGGGATTCGCTTTTTCTCTTTTAACCCAACCTTGGTTAATAATTATGAATTTATACCCGTTGATCCTCAGATAGAGAATGCTCTTTGGTTTCAGAAAGCAATGAAATCGACGAGTATTGGTTGGTTCTTTATTCCGAATTCAGATGACTATCCAGCAGATACCCTGAGTCTTGTACGAGGTGTTCAATTTCCTGAATATCAGAGACGAGGCGTGCTCATGGTCCTCATTGACCGTGATGTACTCAATAATATGCTGAGCCAGGAACCTTTTCATACCATGATCGTAGACAGTCAGGGGTATATTGTCGCTGCAAAAGATACGAAGCTCGTAGGGTCTACTTTTGAGTCCCTTCATATGGGGGTAGATCTTCGATCTCAAAGAAAAGGGCTCATTGAAGCAAACGTGTATGATGAACCTTCAAATATTATAGTCGATGAAATGATCCCGTCTTCGAGTATGAACGGGTTTCAAATTGTATCTATTTTTTCGAAGGAAAGCATCGTATCCAATGCAAAGCATATCAGTCAGATCGGGATGTTGTTTATTATTCTCGTGCTTTTATTTGCGATGGCTCTCGTATACGTTATATCACTGCTTACGACCAATCGTTTACTTCGGCTCAGCAGGCAGTTTAATCGATTAGCACTAGGAGATTTAAAGGTTGTATCGCAAGTCGATGGTAATGATGAGATTGGTCAATTATCAAGACAATTTAATCATATGGTATCCAGTATTAATGGGCTTATGGAACAAGTCGTAGAGACAAGTGAGCAGAACAACCGACTTGCGATCGCACAAAAAGAGATTAAGCTTAAAATGATGGCTAGCCAAATCAATCCCCATTTTTTATTTAATGCACTAGAGTCTATTCGAATGAAAGCGCATATTAAAGGAGAAGCAGAGATAGCCAACATTGTGCGTTTGCTAGGGAAGCTCATCCGTAAAAACCTGGAGATTGGCAGTGGTAAAACAACCATTAAGGCAGAAATGGAAATGGTTCGATCTTATTTGCAAATTCAAAAGTTTCGTTATGAAGATCGGCTTGATTTTGAACTTACTATAAAGGAAGGCATTGAGAAAGAGAAAATACCTCCGCTTATTATTCAGCCGCTTGTAGAGAATGCGATTGTGCACGGTCTCGAGAATCAAGAAGATGGGGTCAGAGTAGAGGTGTCCTTATATGAAGAAAATGACCTTATTCATTTTACCGTTCGAGATAATGGAGCGGGCATTCACCCAGAACGATTGAAGGAAGTCGTCGCGTCGATAACAGGCTCTGATGAACAAGAGAAAAGTAGAATTGGACTGCGGAATGTACATCAGCGTCTAACCTTGTCTTATGGAGAAAAGCATGGTCTAATCATATCCAGTGAGTCTAGTAAAGGTACAACAGTTCATTTTACGATTCCTAAAGGAGGCAGCAAATAA